The DNA sequence CGGTATATGAAATTCGTCGGCCTGCCGTTCATGATGACCGTGGCTGTACTCCTGCTGCCATTCAGTATATCCGGAGCAATTCTGTCCCGCAGGGAAGGCCTGTTTTTTATTGCAATAACGATCATATATTTTACTCTTGCCTTTATAATATCCTGAAACTCGTGAAGAGCGGTGATTCCGGCAGGAGGATTCCGAAGAAACCGCCGATATCGACGGGAGAATGTTTTACAGAAACGCTTTTCGGATAACACTGTTACACACTGTATAAGGAAGGACATTCATAAACATGACCACCATATTCGAGGGAATCATGATATTCTGCTGGGGTGTTTCCTGGCCTGCGGCGGTAATTAAAACATACAGAACCAAAAGTATCGACGGTGTTTCAATCGTTTTTCTCTGGTTCGTTTTTACCGGGTATATTTCCGGTCTTCTGTTTAAAATTTCCGAAGCGTCTTCCAGCGGAACAATCAATCCGGTAATTGTGCTGTATATTTTCAATTTCCTTCTCGTGGGAATCGAGCTCATCCTGTATTATCGATACAGGAGAAGAAAACCTGAAACAGTAGGTATACGGGAATAAACGGAATATATTCAATTCATTATTATTTCCTGCAGACACAGTGACTTTTTCGGAATGTATCGTAAAAGTTTTCTCTTACCCGGAGGGAGGTAATGATGGAAATCATTGATTTGAATGAAGAATACAACCCGATATATTTTACATGCCTCGAGGACTGGTCTGACGAAATCAGAGAAGCGGGAAATCACAAGGAAATCTGGTATTCCATAATGAAAGACAAGGGTCTCAGAGTAAAACTTGCACTTGATGATAAAGAGCAGGTTGGCGGCATGATACAGTACATTCCTATCGAGCATTCCTTTGCTGAGGGAGAAGACCTTTACTTTATACACTGTATATGGGTGCACGGACATAAGCAAGGGAGGGGGAACTATCAAAAAAAGGGAATGGGGAAAGCCCTTCTTACTGCCGCAGAAAACGATGCAAAAGATAGAGGTGCAAAAGGAATGGCTGCATGGGGATTATCGCTCCCCATCTGGATGAAGGCTTCATGGTTCAAAAAACATGGTTATACCAGAGCGGACAAAATCGGTATCCAGTCCCTCATGTGGAAACAGTTCACCAAGGATTCACTTCCTCCCCGCTGGATCAGAGAAAAGAAAAAACCGGAAACCATACCGGGAAAGGTAACGGTGACCGCGTTTCTCAACGGGTGGTGTCCTGCAATGAACATGGTTTTTGAACGGGCGAAAAGAGCTGCTGCCGAAGCGGGAGACGGGGTTGTATTCAAGGAGATCAATACCTGCGACAGGACAGTCATGATGGAATGGGGTATTGCTGATGCCCTGTTTATCGACGATAAGCAAGTCAGAACGGGTCCTCCGCCCTCGTACAAGAAACTCAAGAAAATTATGGAGAAAAAGGTCAACAAGCTGTAGTCAATTTCTTTGAAGAAGTCGGTGAAAAATATCTTTTTCATACGACAGATGATGAAATAGAGATTTGTATAAAAGTGTAAAAAAGCCCCTTTGTTTATGAATCTTCTTATCAGTATCGTATTTCATTCAGGGAACGGCTGCCGAATACATTATCTCGCAACTCAAAACAGCTTTCCATAACACTGTCTCGCTGATGTAAAGCTGGTTAAGTGACAAGCATCTCAATAATTTAAGTAAACATACGTATCAAAAAACTAAAATAAAGACAAACAGGTATAAAATTTCCCCGTGAAATTTTTCCTTATATCGTTATATTAAAAGCCTACAGGCATATTTTTTTTTACGGATATTATACACGGTACTGCCATGATTCTTTATAGTATGTGTGTAGCATGGAACTGGGAATATGATGCTGATTTTGTCAATCTGCTCGAATCCGCACTAATATCCCGAGGATTGTCGCTTCTCCAGATTACACCGGGTAATTTTGAGGACATGATGTGTTCTCTTTCCCGGAACGAGCTTGCCTTCAGGGTCTTTTACGACCGTGCTTCGGACAGCGATCCCGGTTTTACGCCGCTCATCAGATGGGCAGGAGACCACGCCGCCCATTGCATCAACCACCATGAAACAGCACGCCGGACATGGGATAAAACCGCCATGCATCAGACTCTTATACATGCGGGTCTCTATACGCCTTATGGTATCATACTTCCATCATATGACGAACAGCCCGAGCTTTCTCATATCGATTTAAATCCGCTCGGCGAGCGTTTTACCATAAAACCGGCGCATGGCGGAGGAGGAGAAGGTGTGGTCAACGACGCCACAACCATGAAAGAGGTGCAGAATGCCCGTAAACTGTTTCCTGCGGATAAATATCTCCTCCAGTCCCATATAGACCCTATCCGGCTCGGTAATCATATGGCATGGTTCAGAGTCCTTTACTGCTCCGGTCAGATTTACCCATGCTGGTGGGACAACAGCACACATATTTATACAATACTCTCGTGTGAAGATAAAAACCTCTATAACCTTTCGCCACTCATCGATATGACCGCCACAGTTGCCCGTTTAAGCTCGCTCGATATTTTTTCCACTGAAATCGCCATCACTGTGGACGGAACATTCGTAGTCGTCGACTTCGTAAACGACCA is a window from the bacterium genome containing:
- a CDS encoding PQ-loop repeat-containing protein, with protein sequence MTTIFEGIMIFCWGVSWPAAVIKTYRTKSIDGVSIVFLWFVFTGYISGLLFKISEASSSGTINPVIVLYIFNFLLVGIELILYYRYRRRKPETVGIRE
- a CDS encoding GNAT family N-acetyltransferase, translated to MMEIIDLNEEYNPIYFTCLEDWSDEIREAGNHKEIWYSIMKDKGLRVKLALDDKEQVGGMIQYIPIEHSFAEGEDLYFIHCIWVHGHKQGRGNYQKKGMGKALLTAAENDAKDRGAKGMAAWGLSLPIWMKASWFKKHGYTRADKIGIQSLMWKQFTKDSLPPRWIREKKKPETIPGKVTVTAFLNGWCPAMNMVFERAKRAAAEAGDGVVFKEINTCDRTVMMEWGIADALFIDDKQVRTGPPPSYKKLKKIMEKKVNKL